A DNA window from Rossellomorea marisflavi contains the following coding sequences:
- a CDS encoding BadF/BadG/BcrA/BcrD ATPase family protein, whose translation MGRIIGIDAGGTKTQALVMDEQRNVLFESVAGHGNPSVSFQQAMEHLTLVLNDCLHDGDADAIVIGMAGLQSGPLEGRVKDVLAPLSPSPMWIISDAELAFDSAIGDGDGILTIAGTGSISHGRHGTMTGVTGGWGHLLGDEGSAYSIAIQAFQIITSEIDRDVPLSPLSHAVMKEIGAVDGKGLKGFIYTSDKGEIASLSKIVDACAQDGDASSQMILQKAGASLGMQTVQLARNLSLSSLKVAIKGSVLEASNVVQTSFKQVVSETYPDVTILLSPMSPALGAVTTYSRMRRKH comes from the coding sequence ATGGGGAGAATCATAGGAATAGACGCAGGTGGGACGAAGACACAGGCTCTCGTGATGGATGAGCAACGGAATGTGCTCTTCGAATCGGTTGCCGGTCATGGCAATCCTTCCGTATCATTTCAACAAGCCATGGAACACCTTACATTGGTTCTCAATGACTGTCTGCATGACGGAGACGCAGATGCCATCGTCATCGGGATGGCCGGGCTTCAATCGGGGCCGCTTGAGGGACGGGTGAAGGACGTTCTCGCACCCCTGTCTCCCTCCCCCATGTGGATCATCAGTGATGCTGAGCTGGCATTCGACAGTGCGATCGGTGACGGCGACGGGATCCTCACCATTGCGGGAACGGGATCCATTTCCCACGGCCGCCACGGTACGATGACAGGCGTGACCGGAGGATGGGGCCATCTTCTCGGTGACGAGGGGAGTGCCTATTCCATTGCTATCCAGGCCTTTCAGATCATCACTTCTGAAATCGATCGAGATGTCCCCCTGTCTCCCCTCTCACATGCAGTGATGAAGGAGATTGGTGCTGTTGACGGGAAGGGGTTGAAAGGATTCATCTACACATCCGATAAGGGGGAAATCGCCTCCTTGTCCAAGATCGTGGATGCATGTGCTCAGGACGGGGATGCTTCTTCCCAGATGATCCTGCAAAAAGCCGGGGCTTCCCTAGGGATGCAGACCGTTCAGCTCGCCCGTAACCTTTCCCTTTCATCGTTGAAGGTGGCCATAAAGGGAAGCGTTTTGGAAGCAAGCAACGTAGTTCAAACATCTTTTAAACAGGTAGTCTCAGAGACCTACCCAGATGTGACTATCCTTTTGAGTCCAATGTCCCCGGCCTTGGGTGCCGTCACGACTTATTCAAGAATGAGGAGGAAACATTAA
- a CDS encoding DUF871 domain-containing protein — protein MSKRLGVSIYPNHSKVEDDKAYLELASSYGFKRVFTCLLSVEGEKDAILANFKDTISFAKELGMEVIADISPRIFKELNISYDDLSFFADLGAHGIRLDMGYTGQEESMMSFNPYDLKIELNMSNATKYIDNIMTYQPNKDALLGCHNFYPHRYSGLSYPFFVECSQKFKDLGMRTAAFVSSEDATFGPWPVVEGLPTLEMHRDLPIDVQAKHLFATGLIDDVIISNAYASERELKLLSSLNLQKITFSVDVVDTTTELEETILFEEPHFYRGDVSDYMIRSTQSRVKYRGREFAPHNTRDIRRGDIIIENDLYAQYAGELQIALKDMKNSGKTNVVARIREEEIVLLDYLQPWGKFAFEKRG, from the coding sequence ATGAGTAAACGTCTCGGAGTATCAATTTATCCCAATCATTCAAAGGTGGAAGATGACAAAGCGTACCTTGAACTGGCTTCTTCCTATGGATTCAAACGAGTATTCACCTGTCTTCTATCAGTAGAGGGGGAAAAAGACGCGATCCTTGCAAACTTCAAGGATACCATCTCTTTTGCAAAAGAGCTCGGCATGGAAGTCATTGCAGACATCTCACCGCGCATCTTCAAGGAGCTGAACATCTCTTATGATGATCTCTCCTTCTTTGCAGATCTGGGAGCCCATGGCATCCGTCTCGATATGGGGTATACCGGGCAGGAGGAGTCCATGATGTCCTTCAATCCGTATGACCTGAAGATCGAACTCAATATGAGCAATGCCACAAAATACATCGACAACATCATGACTTATCAGCCCAACAAGGACGCACTCCTAGGCTGTCATAACTTTTATCCTCACCGCTACTCGGGGTTGTCTTATCCGTTCTTCGTCGAGTGCAGTCAGAAGTTTAAAGATCTCGGTATGAGGACCGCGGCATTCGTCTCTTCGGAAGATGCGACATTCGGACCCTGGCCGGTAGTCGAAGGGCTTCCCACCCTTGAAATGCACCGGGACCTTCCAATCGACGTCCAGGCAAAACACCTTTTTGCAACGGGGCTGATCGATGATGTGATCATCAGTAACGCATATGCTTCCGAACGGGAATTGAAGCTCCTCAGTTCTCTTAATCTTCAAAAAATCACGTTCTCTGTGGATGTGGTGGATACTACTACGGAACTTGAAGAAACCATCCTGTTCGAGGAGCCTCATTTCTACCGCGGGGACGTGTCGGATTATATGATCCGTTCCACCCAGAGCCGGGTGAAGTATCGCGGTCGAGAGTTCGCTCCCCATAACACCCGTGACATCAGACGTGGAGACATCATCATTGAGAATGACCTGTACGCCCAATATGCCGGTGAGCTTCAGATCGCCTTGAAAGACATGAAAAATTCCGGTAAGACGAATGTGGTCGCCCGGATTCGCGAAGAAGAGATCGTCCTCCTCGATTATCTGCAACCATGGGGCAAATTCGCCTTCGAAAAAAGAGGCTGA
- a CDS encoding PTS lactose/cellobiose transporter subunit IIA, producing the protein MTKNVEVEIFEIISNGGNAKAIAYEGLSMAHEGKFDEADQLLKDAHVELNKAHNTQTSLIQAELNGDSFEKSLLMIHAQDHLMTSISEITLIEQMIPMLKRIHQLETR; encoded by the coding sequence ATGACCAAAAATGTAGAAGTAGAAATCTTTGAAATCATTTCAAATGGAGGGAACGCAAAAGCCATCGCCTATGAAGGACTTTCCATGGCGCATGAGGGGAAATTCGATGAAGCCGATCAGCTCTTGAAAGACGCACATGTGGAGCTGAACAAGGCCCATAACACCCAGACATCGCTGATTCAAGCGGAGCTGAACGGGGACAGCTTCGAAAAGTCCCTTCTCATGATCCATGCCCAGGATCACCTCATGACTTCCATCAGTGAGATAACGCTCATCGAGCAGATGATCCCTATGTTGAAACGCATCCACCAATTAGAAACCCGATAA
- the anmK gene encoding anhydro-N-acetylmuramic acid kinase AnmK yields MVKRLAVGLMSGTSVDAVDAALVSLEGTGSSAACTLIHYTSTPFPQSVKKKIFEVISEEHSSTPALSSLHFELGRIYGEAVIGLCTEAGVPLEDLDVIGSHGQTVFHQPFPTADSVPSTLQIGEPSVIAYMTNTAVVSNFRSMDVAAGGEGAPLVPYTEYILYRSPGVGRLLQNIGGIGNVTVLSKDGSLEDVYGFDTGPGNMIIDGLCERLYGKPFDEDGAIASTGKVHEKIVEEWMEWEAGFFSRKPPKSTGREQFGDIFIHRIMEEFPHLPKEDLIASATYFTARSIVDAYKTFIFPFYEVDEIIIGGGGSYNSSLILMMKELLPTCTLLTQEEIGYSSDAKEAIAFALLAHETLNGQPGNVPGATGAGNYVILGSITPAPFPGKN; encoded by the coding sequence ATGGTCAAACGTCTAGCCGTAGGGCTCATGTCAGGCACATCCGTCGATGCGGTGGATGCTGCCCTCGTATCCTTGGAAGGGACGGGAAGCAGTGCAGCCTGCACGCTGATCCATTACACCTCCACCCCCTTCCCACAGTCAGTCAAAAAGAAAATCTTCGAGGTCATCAGTGAGGAACACTCTTCCACTCCTGCCCTCTCCAGCCTTCACTTCGAGCTTGGCCGCATATACGGGGAGGCCGTCATTGGGCTTTGCACGGAAGCAGGTGTTCCGCTGGAGGATCTCGATGTCATCGGATCCCACGGGCAGACCGTATTTCACCAGCCTTTCCCCACGGCGGATTCTGTCCCTTCCACTCTCCAGATCGGTGAGCCCAGCGTGATCGCATACATGACGAATACTGCCGTTGTATCAAACTTCAGGTCCATGGACGTCGCTGCAGGTGGCGAGGGAGCCCCCCTCGTTCCCTACACGGAATACATCCTCTACCGGTCGCCTGGAGTGGGGCGACTCCTTCAAAACATCGGGGGGATCGGGAATGTCACCGTCCTATCCAAGGACGGTTCCCTTGAAGACGTGTACGGATTCGATACAGGACCGGGAAATATGATCATCGACGGGCTATGCGAGAGGCTTTACGGCAAGCCATTCGATGAAGACGGGGCCATTGCTTCTACGGGGAAGGTGCATGAAAAGATTGTGGAAGAATGGATGGAATGGGAAGCAGGGTTTTTCTCAAGGAAGCCCCCTAAATCAACTGGCAGGGAACAGTTTGGGGATATTTTCATCCACCGCATCATGGAGGAGTTCCCTCACCTTCCGAAAGAAGATCTCATCGCATCGGCGACTTACTTTACGGCCCGCTCTATCGTTGATGCCTATAAGACGTTCATCTTTCCTTTCTATGAGGTGGATGAAATCATCATTGGCGGAGGAGGAAGCTATAACTCAAGCCTCATCCTCATGATGAAGGAATTGCTTCCAACCTGCACTCTCCTCACACAGGAAGAAATAGGCTACTCATCCGATGCCAAAGAGGCCATCGCCTTCGCCCTTCTTGCGCACGAGACGTTGAACGGGCAGCCGGGGAATGTACCAGGTGCGACCGGTGCCGGGAATTATGTGATCCTTGGTTCCATCACCCCTGCCCCGTTTCCCGGAAAGAACTGA